The following are encoded together in the Oncorhynchus nerka isolate Pitt River linkage group LG23, Oner_Uvic_2.0, whole genome shotgun sequence genome:
- the msl1b gene encoding LOW QUALITY PROTEIN: male-specific lethal 1-like 1 (The sequence of the model RefSeq protein was modified relative to this genomic sequence to represent the inferred CDS: inserted 1 base in 1 codon), which yields MTMRSTLFANAGFKLDTEKLDFDKSQVGTANVVNSITIKRESCDFVIDVHGAIHKTGGELLSKTKLLDQNYIIRTPVAAQNKAEGALVQGDNWGSTGVLSSSVRQMGGEGIPIKGKLILSDSMDNTELVSNNNSKDAGTDESTRGVSPGGVVNTASIELSTEGKWRNIRKTPANPHTQATCLQQILLLQLDLIEQQQQQLQSKDKAIDELKADKETLLARIERMERRLQLTRKDPRDKRLFQPLEPWTPDKEDLWDLEVGDSPQTPTPRSLPFSRGDKGLKRKFCFLDSKIQKSRGGKGSKFAPSKSECGAGSPHQRELRNKETPEKTGFGRSAVEXGTLQSSNEDPELTARMEELPFMSTTEMYLCRWHQPPPSPQREPSPSPKKEEVVAIPSWRENIMEPLDEEAASVIPEMLDDSVFLKRHAKLELDEKRRKRWDIQRIREQRMFQRLQQRMNKKKGIQESEPEVSSFYPDTEDVESIIITPFLPVVAFGRPLPKLTQQNFDLPWLDERSRCRIEVPKKHTPHRTCRK from the exons ATGACTATGAGATCAACTTTGTTTGCTAATGCAGGATTTAAGCTGGACACAGAGAAACTCGACTTTGACAAATCACAAGTGGGAACTGCAAACGTCGTGAATTCCATAACCATCAAGAGAGAATCCTGTGACTTTGTCATTGATGTACATGGGGCAATCCACAAGACTGGAGGGGAGCTCCTCAGCAAAACAAAGCTCCTAGACCAGAATTACATCATTCGGACCCCAGTGGCTGCTCAAAATAAAGCGGAAGGGGCACTGGTTCAAGGCGACAATTGGGGAAGCACAGGGGTGCTGTCATCTTCCGTCAGACAAATGGGGGGTGAGGGAATCCCAATTAAAGGTAAACTCATTCTGAGTGACAGTATGGATAACACAGAGTTGGTTTCAAACAATAACTCCAAGGATGCTGGTACTGATGAGAGCACCAGAGGGGTCTCCCCTGGAGGAGTTGTCAACACTGCATCCATTGAGCTCAGCACAGAGGGCAAGTGGAGGAACATCAGGAAAACCCCTGCTAACCCCCACACACAGGCCACCTGCCTCCAGCAGATTCTCCTGCTTCAGCTGGACTTGAttgaacaacagcaacaacagctgcAGTCCAAGGACAAGGCGATAGATGAGCTGAAAGCAGACAAGGAGACG TTGCTGGCGCGTATTGAGCGTATGGAGCGCCGTTTGCAGCTGACGAGGAAAGACCCACGTGATAAGCGCCTATTTCAGCCGCTAGAGCCCTGGACCCCAGATAAAGAGGACCTGTGGGATCTAGAAGTGGGTGACAGCCCCCAGACTCCCACCCCTAGGTCACTCCCCTTCAGCCGAGGAGACAAAGGCCTCAAAAG GAAATTTTGCTTCCTGGACTCCAAAATCCAGAAGTCACGAGGGGGCAAAGGCTCCAAGTTCGCCCCCTCTAAGTCAGAGTGTGGAGCTGGCTCTCCCCATCAGAGGGAGCTGCGCAATAAAGAGACCCCGGAGAAGACCGGGTTTGGTCGGTCAGCGGTAG GGGGTACTCTGCAATCGAGCAATGAGGACCCGGAGCTCACCGCTCGAATGGAGGAGCTCCCTTTCATGTCGACTACTGAGATGTACCTGTGTCGTTGGCATcagcctcccccctccccccagcgTGAGCCATCCCCATCCCCAAAGAAAGAGGAGGTTGTGGCCA TCCCCTCTTGGAGGGAAAACATTATGGAGCCCTTGGATGAGGAAGCTGCCAGTGTCATcccagag ATGTTGGACGACAGTGTCTTTTTGAAGCGCCATGCAAAGCTGGAGTTGGATGAGAAGAGGAGAAAACG ATGGGACATTCAGCGTATCCGCGAGCAGCGCATGTTTCAGCGTCTGCAGCAGCGCATGAACAAGAAGAAGGGGATCCAGGAAAGTGAGCCAGAGGTCTCGTCGTTTTACCCGGACACTGAAGATG TCGAGTCCATAATCATCACCCCTTTCCTGCCTGTGGTGGCCTTTGGCCGGCCATTGCCGAAGCTCACTCAACA GAACTTTGACCTGCCTTGGCTTGACGAGCGAAGCCGCTGCCGCATTGAGGTGCCCaagaaacacacaccacaccgaACCTGTCGGAAGTGA